DNA from Nitrospira sp.:
GGGAGAAGAATACGAGGGGGCCTCCCCGAGTGTCGGGGAAGAGAACGACATCCAGGCGGCCATTGAGCACAGGAATGGACGATATCGTAAACAGCATCGATACACGACGATAGGGCATCAGCAAAGCTCATGCCCTGTACCGGTCCAGAAAACTCGCAGGAAATCAGGAGAGTTATCGAGAGAAATCGCGTGCCTGGATGGATCGTGTCAGGATTGGCGTCGGCTAGGTCGAGAGGTCGTCAATCTTTTGACTGGCAGGCCGCGGCCATAACGGGAGGGTGTCTAGATTGGATCGTGGATCCACACCCTTACGCTTAAGTTTTTCAACCAATGTCGTCCGGTTCAGGTGGAGCAGCTGCGCTGCGCGAGAGGTGACACCGTTGGCTTTGCGCAAGGCTTCCATGATGAGATGTTTTTCGTACTGCTCAACTTCTCTGGAAAGATTGATGCCGTCCTCACTGAACCGGATGAACTGCTCCGTGAGTTCGGGTCCCGACGACCTCCGACAGATTTTCTCGGGGAGATCTCCGATGGAGAGCTCTCCGTGCTTCTTCAGCACGACCAACCGCTCGATCATGTTCTCCAACTCCCGAATGTTGCCGGGCCAGTCGTACGTGGCCAACAGATGGAGCGCCTCGGGAGCAAGGCCTGAAACCTCGGCGTGCTTGGTTTGATTGAAGCGACTCAGAAAATGGTCGATCAGGAGCGGAATGTCGCTCCGGCGCTCTCGTAACGGAGGGATCACGATGGGAATCACATTGAGACGATAGAAGAGGTCTTTGCGAAATCGTTTTTCCTCAACCAACGTTTCCAAATCCTGATTGGTCGCGGCAACGATACGCACATCCACATGAATCGTCCGATTTCCTCCCACACGCTCGAATTCCCGCTCCTGTAACACCCGAAGCAGCTTCACTTGCAACGGCAGGCTCATTTCGCCGATCTCATCGAGAAAGATGGTCCCTCCGTTTGCCAGTTCAAAACGGCCCATCCGCGCATGAGTCGCTCCCGTGAACGCCCCTTTCTCATGCCCGAAGAGTTCCGACTCCAATAGACTTTCCGGGAT
Protein-coding regions in this window:
- a CDS encoding sigma-54 dependent transcriptional regulator, translated to MSQLHILVVDDDPAVRDVLQEALIQEEYHVSTAEDGAVAIQTVKDSVVHIVITDFQLPDIDGLEIIDRLAKLDAKIIPIMMTGFGTIETAVRAMKSGAFDFITKPFDLEAVAMVVRKAAELLRLRQENHLLRKTVRDQYRLEQLVGTSEPIQQVMEFVRKVADSDSTVMVQGESGTGKELVARMLHFNSLRKDRPLVPVNCGAIPESLLESELFGHEKGAFTGATHARMGRFELANGGTIFLDEIGEMSLPLQVKLLRVLQEREFERVGGNRTIHVDVRIVAATNQDLETLVEEKRFRKDLFYRLNVIPIVIPPLRERRSDIPLLIDHFLSRFNQTKHAEVSGLAPEALHLLATYDWPGNIRELENMIERLVVLKKHGELSIGDLPEKICRRSSGPELTEQFIRFSEDGINLSREVEQYEKHLIMEALRKANGVTSRAAQLLHLNRTTLVEKLKRKGVDPRSNLDTLPLWPRPASQKIDDLST